TGACCGGTCGCCTCGACGCCGTAGGATCGCACCCCGCCGACATTCTGCAGGATCGCCGGATTGCCGAGAATCCCCGCACCATTGGAGAAAGCCAGCAAGCGGTCGCGGAAGTTGATATAATAGGCGCTGAGCGAACCGGTAAAGATGCCCGAGCGTCCGCGCACGCCGAGTTCATAAGTGTCCGACGATTCAGGCTTAAGATTGCCAAGCCCGTTGAAACCGGCCTGAGTAGTGGCCAGCGGCCCGCTGGTGGCGGCCGCGACGAATGCGCGCGTCACCTGAGTGAAGCCGCCGAACAATTCGGCGCGCTCGCCCAGCTTGTAGGTGAAGCCTGCATGCGGCTGGAACCAGTCGGTGGTCTTGACCTTGCCGGTCGCGAGCGGGCCGGCCAGGATCGCGTCCGAGCTACCGCGGACGTCGAAGCCTTTCCAACCGAGATTGATCGTCAGATCGCCGATCGGAATCTTGTCTTCGACATAATATTGCACGGTATCCGTCTTGTAGCGCAGGTCCCACTGCGTCGCGAACGCGCCGTCCTGAAACTCGAGCGCATTGCGCGTCGGCACGAGCCGGCTGTCGAGCCCATAAAAACGGCGTGCCTGGCGCAGGTCGTTGCGTTCGTACCAGCCGCCGACGGTGATGTCGCCGAATGCGCCCAGGTCGGTGCCAAGCGAGCCGAACACGCCTTTGCGATGCATGTTATATTCGGTCGTCCGCACCGAAATCGGCACGCCGGAGGGCGACGGGACATAGGGCGTGAACCAGATGCCCTGGCCGCGATTGTCATGATAATAGGCCTTGAGCTGGCCATGGACCTTCGCGTCCTTGCTGGTCTCGATACCAAGCGAAGCGACATAGTCATTCCGCAGGCCCGCCGCGTCGTAATAGGCGTCATCTGCATTGAGGAACGGGGCCGGATTGACCGTGCCGGCTGCCGGATTCAGTTTCGGCGCACCGGTATAGCCGCTATTTGCGCCGACATCGGCGACGAGCACGGCGAGTGGAAACTGGCCGGTGATATTATCCCAGCGATAGCCAAGGCGCCGGATCATATCGAGCGACATGTCCTGATAATCTTGCTCGCGGCGTTCCGAATAGTTGAACGTGCCGACGAGGCGCAGGTCGGGCGTGATCGGTGCGATCGCCTTGGCATTAACCTGGTTCTGGCGCTGCGCACCGCGGCCCTTCCACTTGCCGGTGTCGAGATGGCTGTACGACACATAGGCGCTTGGCCCGTTGTCGCCGAGCTGACCGGTGTCGAGCCGGCCAAAGGCGTGGACCGTATTGTTGCTGCCATAGCTGCCGTCGAGCGACAGGCCGAACTCGGACTTCGGATCGGACGAGAAGAATTCGATCGTACCGCCGAGATTGTTGGTCGCTTGCGTCCCGAGCGAGCCCGAACCCTGCGACACGCGCGTCTCGCCGATATTCTCCGAGCTGATCGCGCGGCTGATGTGCAGGCCGTTGGTGTTGCCATAGGTGCCGTCGCCAAGCGGAATGCCGTCGAGCGTGAAGCCGAGCTGATTCTGGTTAAAGCCGCGGATCGACACGCGCTGCGACCATTCATAGGCGCCAAAGGGATCGGCGGACTGGAAATTCACGCCGGGCAGCTTCTGGATCGCTTTCAACGGGCTGGTGCCCGGAGTCAGGATCGCGATGTCGTCCTGGCCCAGGCGCTGCACCTGGCGGGTCTCGCCGCGGCCGATGACGATGATGTCGCCCTCGGCGCTCGCTTCGGGTTCTGCGGGTGCGGGATCGGCGGCAGGTGCGGCCGGTGCAGCGGCGACGTCGTCGCGACCGGTTGCAGTAGCGGCGAGCGGCCAGCCGAGCGCAGTGCCGGCGAGCAGGCAAGCGGTGAGAACACGCATTATGAAATCCCCTTAGGCAGAACGAGGCGCGCAACTGCGCGTCGCCCGCCGCCTAGGCGTTGTGCGTTGCACAATTACGCCGACGTGATGACAGTTCGATGCCGGTTGCATGGCGAATCCGAGACACCTTGCGGCGCGCGGTGCGTTACGCTCCAATCATCACGGCAAAGCTGCGGCCGGACGGGTTGTGTTGCATAAGTGCAACACTATATCGCACGAGCAAGTGGAGATGGGAGCAACATGAACCTCGAAAAATTCACCGACCGCGCCAAAGGCTTCCTCCAATCGGCGCAAACCGTCGCGATCCGCATGAGCCACCAGCGCATCGCGCCCGAGCATTTGCTGAAAGCGCTGCTTGAGGACGAGCAGGGCATGGCTGCCGGGCTGATCACCGCGGCTGGCGGTGATGCGAAAAAGGCGGTGAGCGAAACCGACCTCGCTTTGTCCAAGATCCCTGCCGTGTCGGGCGGTGGCGCGCAGCAGACGCCGGGCCTCGACAATGACGCGGTGCGCGTGCTCGACCAGGCCGAGCAAATCGCCGCCAAGGCGGGCGATAGCTTCGTGACGGTCGAGCGGCTGCTGGTCGCACTGGCCCTGTCGCTGAACACCGCGGCGGGCAAAGCGCTGCAGGCGGCGGGCGTTCGCGCCGATGCGCTCAACACCGCGATCAACAATGTGCGCGGCGGGCGGACCGCCGATTCCGCGGGCGCCGAGGACCGTTTTGACGCGCTGAAGAAATTCGCCCGCGACCTGACTCAGGCTGCGCGTGACGGCAAGCTCGATCCGGTGATCGGGCGCGACGAGGAAATCCGCCGCACGATTCAGATCCTCGCGCGCCGCACCAAGAATAATCCGGTGCTGATCGGCGAACCCGGCGTCGGCAAGACCGCGATCGCCGAGGGCCTCGCGCTGCGCATCGCCAATGGCGATGTGCCCGACACGCTGAAGGACCGCCGCCTGATGTCGCTCGACATGGGCAGCCTGATCGCCGGCGCGAAATATCGCGGCGAGTTCGAGGAACGATTGAAGGGCGTACTCGACGAGGTCAAATCGGCCGAGGGCGACATCGTGCTGTTCATCGACGAAATGCACACGCTGATCGGCGCGGGCAAATCGGAAGGCGCAATGGACGCGTCGAATATGATCAAGCCGGCATTGGCGCGCGGCGAACTGCACTGCGTCGGCGCGACCACGCTCGACGAATATCGCAAGCATGTCGAAAAGGACCCGGCGCTGCAGCGGCGCTTCCAGCCGGTATTCGTCGGCGAGCCCACCGTCGAGGACACGATCTCAATCCTGCGCGGGCTGAAGGAAAAGTACGAACTGCATCACGGCGTGCGCATCACCGATGCGGCGATCGTCGCCTCGGCGACGCTCGGCAATCGCTACATCACCGACCGTTTCCTGCCCGACAAGGCGATCGACCTGATGGACGAAGCGGCGAGCCGGATCCGCATGGAGGTGGAATCCAAGCCCGAGGAGATCGAGACGCTCGATCGGCGCATCATTCAGCTCAAGATCGAACGCGAGGCTTTGAAGCGCGAGAGCGATGCCGCGTCGCGCGACCGGCTCGCTGCGCTGGAAGGCGAGCTCGCCAATCTCGAGCAACAATCGGCCGAACTGACCACGCGCTGGCAGGCCGAGAAGGATAAGATCTCCGCCGAGGCGAAGGTCAAGGAAAAGCTCGACGCGGCGCGGCTGGAGCTTGAACAGGCGCAGCGTGCCGGCGACCTCGCCAGGGCAGGTGAGCTGTCCTACGGTACGATCCCGCAACTGCAGCGCCAGCTTGACGAGGCGGCCGGCGCGACCAAGGGCGCGATGCTGCGCGAGGAAGTGACCGCCGACGACATCGCCGCGGTGGTCAGCCGCTGGACCGGCATTCCGGTCGACCGCATGCTCGAGGGCGAGCGCGCCAAGCTGCTCGGCATGGAAGAGGCGATCGGCAAGCGCGTGATCGGCCAGCAACAGGCGGTCCATGCGGTGTCGACCGCTGTACGCCGCGCGCGCGCCGGACTGCAGGAGCCGAACCGTCCGCTTGGCTCGTTCCTGTTCCTCGGCCCGACCGGCGTCGGCAAGACCGAGCTGACCAAGGCACTCGCCGAATTCCTGTTCGACGATCCTTCCGCCATGGTGCGGATCGACATGAGCGAGTTCATGGAGAAGCACGCGGTCGCGCGGCTGATCGGCGCCCCTCCCGGCTATGTTGGTTATGAAGAGGGTGGAGTTCTAACCGAATCGGTTCGCCGACGTCCCTATCAGGTGATCCTGTTCGACGAGGTCGAGAAGGCGCATGGCGATGTGTTCAACATCCTGCTTCAGGTGCTCGACGATGGCCGGCTGACCGACGGGCAGGGCCGCACGGTCGATTTCTCCAACACGCTGATCATCCTGACCTCGAATTTGGGCAGCCAGTATCTCACCAACCTGGCCGACGGCCAGCCGGTGAGCGATGTCGAGCCGCAAGTGATGGAAATCGTGCGCGGTCATTTCCGTCCCGAATTCCTCAACCGGCTCGATGAGATCATCCTGTTCCACCGGTTGGGGCAAAGCGAGATGGCACCGATCGTCGACATCCAGGTGTCGCGCATCGGCAAGCTGCTCGCCGATCGCAAGGTGACGCTCGACCTGACCGACGCGGCGCGGTCGTGGCTGGGCAGGGTTGGATACGACCCGGTCTATGGCGCGCGGCCATTGAAACGGGCGGTGCAGCGTTACCTGCAGGATCCGCTCGCCGACCTGATCCTGCGTGGAGAGGTGAAGGACGGGGCAAATGTGCGCGTCGACGAAGGCGACGGTGCGCTCAGGCTGACGATCGACTAGGGTTCGGGCCGGTCGCTAGGCCGGCGCGCATCAAGCAATAGTGTCGGTGTGGAACAATGGCGCTCCGACACTATTCGATATGCGACAGAGCTCAGCAACCGGACTTTTGCTGGCACGAACCAAGCTGAGACCGCTCGACCAGGCTGCGATCGCTTTGGCGCTGCGCGGCCCATTCACTCCGGGTCATGCACACTTTCCGCACCGCCAAACGGCTGCCAAGAACTTCCTGCTTTTCACAGACCACCTGATTCGGATCTGGCGTCTTCCGCTGCGTCGATGGCGCGGGATCCTTGGCCGCTGCGGGCATCGCCAGCGCAAAACTGATCAATATTCCCAATGCGACTCGGTTCATTACCATCCTTTCAAAGTCGAAACGGAGCTAAAACTATAATAGCTGGACGTGAAAACCCAGACTTTTCGAACGCCCGAGATCTCGAACGATATGCGGGAACGGGGCTAAACCGGCGGCGCGACATCAAAGGCGACAGTTAGTCTTTCCCCGTTCGCAAAAGGACGCGTCCCATGCCACATCCATGAAGGGAAGAGAACCAGTCGCCCAGGCCGCGGTTCAACCATATGCAGTGGGGGAAGATCGAGGCCGAGGGCTTCCTGCGGCTGTCCAAGCGTCAGCCAACCGGCGTCTCCGCCACCGCGCACTGTCTCGTCCGGCAATGCGACATAGAGCGCGGAGCTGAGCCAACCGGCCGGATGAACATGATTGGTATGATAGCCCGAATCGGCAAGGCGCACCGACCAGGCGCCCGAAAAGCGGATCGGGCGGTCGCGGCGATAGCGAAGCGTCGGGTGCAAAGGATCGACCGGGGGCAGCCGGGCGACATGCGTTTCTACTGCATCGATCAGAACGGTGCGGAGCGCCTGGATTGCCGCATCGCTGCGTCGAAGCAAATGGCCATCGGTTTGAGTGCCGCCCCGCACGGACTGGTCGAGAGGCTGCGCGCGAGCGAGATGCAGATCGCGCAACACCGCCGCCAACTGGTCAAGGTCCGGCAGGCGATCGGCCAGGTCGATCACCGAGACCAGCCGATCGTCGCCTTCCAGCCACTGCCAGCGCGGATCCCCGGTCAAACGCCAGGCGATAGCGGCATTAGGCCAGATCAGCGCTGCGTCTCGCCGGGCGGTCCATCGGTCAATAAGGGGAAGCGCCTGTTCGACGCGACCGGAGCGCAGGAAATGACGCACGCGACGCACTGCGAATGTTTCTTCATCGGCGAGCGAGACACGCGCGAACAACGCTTCGGCGCGCACGACGTCGCCCGCCTCCGACAGCGCGATGGCTTCATTCGCATCAAAAAAGGGAGTGTCGCCCAGTTGTGCACGGCCTCGACGGATCACATCCAATGCCGCTGTATGTTGCTCGCCCTCGTTCAGCGTGAGGACCAGCGACTGCCACAAAGCCGCATTCCGCGGATGATCGGTCAGAGCGCGCTCAAACGAAGCCGTGGCAGTGGCGCACTCACCCATCATCGTGCGTAATCGCGCGAGGGTTGCATGTCCCTCCACCCAAGCCGGGCTGCTGGCAAGCAACGAGTCGAGTTCGGCGATAGCGCGGACGCCATCGCCCCCTGCGAACCGGGCCGCCGCCATGCCTAAATGGACGCCGCCATTGTCAGGATTGAGCATGCGGGCACGGTCAAACAGTGCGACGGCATCGAGCCCAGCCTCGAGCGCGACCTGCGCGCGGCCCTGGGCGATCTTCGCATCGGCCGGAGCAAGACGTGCCGCGCGGTCAAAAGCAATGGCGGCCTCGCCGTGCTGATCCAGCCCGCGGTATAACAGGCCGGTGCATTGCCAGAGCAAAGCATTGTCGCGGACGCGCTCGGCCGCTGCGGCGAGTGCAGGAAGGAGCTCTGCTTCGTTACCGTCGTCCAGCGCCTGCAGGGCACATTGGGCCAGCGCGTTTGGATTCTCGGCGGACGGTTCGCCTGGGCGGGAGCTCACAGGCCTGCCACTCCTGCGCCCT
This portion of the Sphingomonas sp. So64.6b genome encodes:
- a CDS encoding TonB-dependent receptor, translating into MRVLTACLLAGTALGWPLAATATGRDDVAAAPAAPAADPAPAEPEASAEGDIIVIGRGETRQVQRLGQDDIAILTPGTSPLKAIQKLPGVNFQSADPFGAYEWSQRVSIRGFNQNQLGFTLDGIPLGDGTYGNTNGLHISRAISSENIGETRVSQGSGSLGTQATNNLGGTIEFFSSDPKSEFGLSLDGSYGSNNTVHAFGRLDTGQLGDNGPSAYVSYSHLDTGKWKGRGAQRQNQVNAKAIAPITPDLRLVGTFNYSERREQDYQDMSLDMIRRLGYRWDNITGQFPLAVLVADVGANSGYTGAPKLNPAAGTVNPAPFLNADDAYYDAAGLRNDYVASLGIETSKDAKVHGQLKAYYHDNRGQGIWFTPYVPSPSGVPISVRTTEYNMHRKGVFGSLGTDLGAFGDITVGGWYERNDLRQARRFYGLDSRLVPTRNALEFQDGAFATQWDLRYKTDTVQYYVEDKIPIGDLTINLGWKGFDVRGSSDAILAGPLATGKVKTTDWFQPHAGFTYKLGERAELFGGFTQVTRAFVAAATSGPLATTQAGFNGLGNLKPESSDTYELGVRGRSGIFTGSLSAYYINFRDRLLAFSNGAGILGNPAILQNVGGVRSYGVEATGQVKLPGGFGAFASYAYNNSKYRDDVIAFPLIGGVPTRTVVAAIEGKNVVDAPTHIASGELTYDSNLFFSRLGANYMSKRYFTYTNDQSVPARVLFDATIGVRVKLAGDRQVELQLNGTNLLDKDYVATIGSNGFGNSGDGQTLLIGAPRQVFVTLKTGF
- the clpB gene encoding ATP-dependent chaperone ClpB — translated: MNLEKFTDRAKGFLQSAQTVAIRMSHQRIAPEHLLKALLEDEQGMAAGLITAAGGDAKKAVSETDLALSKIPAVSGGGAQQTPGLDNDAVRVLDQAEQIAAKAGDSFVTVERLLVALALSLNTAAGKALQAAGVRADALNTAINNVRGGRTADSAGAEDRFDALKKFARDLTQAARDGKLDPVIGRDEEIRRTIQILARRTKNNPVLIGEPGVGKTAIAEGLALRIANGDVPDTLKDRRLMSLDMGSLIAGAKYRGEFEERLKGVLDEVKSAEGDIVLFIDEMHTLIGAGKSEGAMDASNMIKPALARGELHCVGATTLDEYRKHVEKDPALQRRFQPVFVGEPTVEDTISILRGLKEKYELHHGVRITDAAIVASATLGNRYITDRFLPDKAIDLMDEAASRIRMEVESKPEEIETLDRRIIQLKIEREALKRESDAASRDRLAALEGELANLEQQSAELTTRWQAEKDKISAEAKVKEKLDAARLELEQAQRAGDLARAGELSYGTIPQLQRQLDEAAGATKGAMLREEVTADDIAAVVSRWTGIPVDRMLEGERAKLLGMEEAIGKRVIGQQQAVHAVSTAVRRARAGLQEPNRPLGSFLFLGPTGVGKTELTKALAEFLFDDPSAMVRIDMSEFMEKHAVARLIGAPPGYVGYEEGGVLTESVRRRPYQVILFDEVEKAHGDVFNILLQVLDDGRLTDGQGRTVDFSNTLIILTSNLGSQYLTNLADGQPVSDVEPQVMEIVRGHFRPEFLNRLDEIILFHRLGQSEMAPIVDIQVSRIGKLLADRKVTLDLTDAARSWLGRVGYDPVYGARPLKRAVQRYLQDPLADLILRGEVKDGANVRVDEGDGALRLTID
- a CDS encoding putative 2OG-Fe(II) oxygenase, coding for MSSRPGEPSAENPNALAQCALQALDDGNEAELLPALAAAAERVRDNALLWQCTGLLYRGLDQHGEAAIAFDRAARLAPADAKIAQGRAQVALEAGLDAVALFDRARMLNPDNGGVHLGMAAARFAGGDGVRAIAELDSLLASSPAWVEGHATLARLRTMMGECATATASFERALTDHPRNAALWQSLVLTLNEGEQHTAALDVIRRGRAQLGDTPFFDANEAIALSEAGDVVRAEALFARVSLADEETFAVRRVRHFLRSGRVEQALPLIDRWTARRDAALIWPNAAIAWRLTGDPRWQWLEGDDRLVSVIDLADRLPDLDQLAAVLRDLHLARAQPLDQSVRGGTQTDGHLLRRSDAAIQALRTVLIDAVETHVARLPPVDPLHPTLRYRRDRPIRFSGAWSVRLADSGYHTNHVHPAGWLSSALYVALPDETVRGGGDAGWLTLGQPQEALGLDLPPLHMVEPRPGRLVLFPSWMWHGTRPFANGERLTVAFDVAPPV